In a single window of the Bubalus kerabau isolate K-KA32 ecotype Philippines breed swamp buffalo chromosome 18, PCC_UOA_SB_1v2, whole genome shotgun sequence genome:
- the LOC129633108 gene encoding ribosome biogenesis protein NSA2 homolog isoform X1 — translation MGILQPQNEYIELHRKRYGYRLDYHEKKRKKEGREAHERSKKAKKMIGLKAKLYHKQRHAEKIQMKKTIKMHEKRNTKQKNDEKTPQGAVPAYLLDREGQSRAKVLSNMIKQKRKEKAGKWEVPLPKVRAQGETEVLKVIRTGKRKKKAWKRMVTKVCFVGDGFTRKPPKYERFIRPMGLRFKKAHVTHPELKATFCLPILGVKKNPSSPLYTTLGVITKGTVIEVNVSELGLVTQGGKVIWGKYAQVTNNPENDGCINAVLLV, via the exons atggggattctccag CCACAAAATGAATATATTGAGTTACACCGTAAGCGCTATGGATATCGTTTGGATTAccatgagaaaaagagaaaaaaggaaggtcGAGAGGCTCATGAACGTTCAAAGAAGGCAAAAAAGATGATTGGCCTGAAAGCTAAGCTCTACCATAAACAGCGCCATGctgagaaaatacaaatgaaaaagac TATTAAGATGCATGAAAAGAGAAACACCAAACAGAAGAATGATGAAAAGACTCCACAAGGAGCAGTACCTGCATATCTACTGGACCGAGAGGGACAGTCTCGAGCTAAAGTACTTTCCAATATGATTAAACAGAAACGAAAAGAGAAAGCG GGAAAATGGGAGGTCCCTCTGCCTAAAGTTCGTGCCCAGGGAGAAACAGAAGTATTAAAAGTTATTCgaacaggaaagagaaagaagaaagcctggAAGAGGATGGTTACTAAAGTCTGTTTTGTTGGAGATGGCTTTACTCGAAAACCACCTAAATATGAAAGATTCATTAGGCCAATG GGATTACGTTTCAAGAAGGCGCATGTAACACATCCTGAACTGAAAGCCACCTTTTGCTTGCCAATACTTGGTGTAAAGAAGAATCCCTCATCCCCACTATATACAACCTTAGGTGTTATTACCAAAGGAACCGTCATTGAGGTGAACGTGAGCGAGTTGGGCCTTGTAACACAAGGCGGCAAAGTCATCTGGG GAAAATATGCCCAGGTTACCAATAATCCTGAAAATGATGGATGCATAAATGCAGTCTTACTGGTTTGA
- the LOC129633108 gene encoding ribosome biogenesis protein NSA2 homolog isoform X2 — MPQNEYIELHRKRYGYRLDYHEKKRKKEGREAHERSKKAKKMIGLKAKLYHKQRHAEKIQMKKTIKMHEKRNTKQKNDEKTPQGAVPAYLLDREGQSRAKVLSNMIKQKRKEKAGKWEVPLPKVRAQGETEVLKVIRTGKRKKKAWKRMVTKVCFVGDGFTRKPPKYERFIRPMGLRFKKAHVTHPELKATFCLPILGVKKNPSSPLYTTLGVITKGTVIEVNVSELGLVTQGGKVIWGKYAQVTNNPENDGCINAVLLV; from the exons ATG CCACAAAATGAATATATTGAGTTACACCGTAAGCGCTATGGATATCGTTTGGATTAccatgagaaaaagagaaaaaaggaaggtcGAGAGGCTCATGAACGTTCAAAGAAGGCAAAAAAGATGATTGGCCTGAAAGCTAAGCTCTACCATAAACAGCGCCATGctgagaaaatacaaatgaaaaagac TATTAAGATGCATGAAAAGAGAAACACCAAACAGAAGAATGATGAAAAGACTCCACAAGGAGCAGTACCTGCATATCTACTGGACCGAGAGGGACAGTCTCGAGCTAAAGTACTTTCCAATATGATTAAACAGAAACGAAAAGAGAAAGCG GGAAAATGGGAGGTCCCTCTGCCTAAAGTTCGTGCCCAGGGAGAAACAGAAGTATTAAAAGTTATTCgaacaggaaagagaaagaagaaagcctggAAGAGGATGGTTACTAAAGTCTGTTTTGTTGGAGATGGCTTTACTCGAAAACCACCTAAATATGAAAGATTCATTAGGCCAATG GGATTACGTTTCAAGAAGGCGCATGTAACACATCCTGAACTGAAAGCCACCTTTTGCTTGCCAATACTTGGTGTAAAGAAGAATCCCTCATCCCCACTATATACAACCTTAGGTGTTATTACCAAAGGAACCGTCATTGAGGTGAACGTGAGCGAGTTGGGCCTTGTAACACAAGGCGGCAAAGTCATCTGGG GAAAATATGCCCAGGTTACCAATAATCCTGAAAATGATGGATGCATAAATGCAGTCTTACTGGTTTGA